One window of Cryobacterium arcticum genomic DNA carries:
- a CDS encoding cation diffusion facilitator family transporter, with amino-acid sequence MSLATPAPARRAVLQRRIRWIVAGTIGYNVVEAIIAIAAGSVASSTALIAFGLDSVVEVLSAAAVAWQFTRTDPQRYEAPTLRVIAIAFFALAGYVTVSSVLSLTGAVTPEHSGLGIALAAVSLAVMPALSWLERRTGIELGSASAVADSKQTLICSYLSGAVLLGLLFNSTLGWSWADAVAGLVIAGFAVREGLEAWNGDTCATPVGMLLDADVDVDADAAPGARDSRER; translated from the coding sequence TTGAGCCTGGCCACGCCGGCACCGGCCCGCCGGGCCGTGCTGCAGCGCCGCATCCGCTGGATCGTGGCGGGAACCATCGGCTACAACGTGGTCGAGGCGATCATCGCGATCGCCGCCGGCTCCGTGGCCTCGTCCACGGCACTGATCGCGTTCGGGCTCGACTCCGTCGTAGAGGTGCTCTCGGCGGCTGCCGTGGCCTGGCAGTTCACCCGCACGGACCCTCAGCGCTACGAGGCGCCGACCCTGCGGGTGATCGCGATCGCGTTCTTCGCCCTTGCCGGGTACGTCACGGTGTCGTCGGTGCTCTCCCTCACCGGCGCGGTGACGCCCGAACACTCCGGCCTCGGAATCGCGCTGGCGGCCGTGAGCCTCGCGGTCATGCCGGCCCTGTCCTGGCTCGAGCGGCGCACCGGGATCGAGCTGGGCTCTGCCAGCGCCGTGGCGGACTCCAAGCAGACCCTGATCTGCAGCTACCTCTCCGGCGCCGTCCTCCTCGGCCTGCTGTTCAACAGCACGCTGGGCTGGAGCTGGGCGGACGCCGTGGCCGGGCTGGTCATCGCCGGGTTCGCCGTGCGAGAGGGCCTCGAGGCTTGGAATGGTGACACCTGCGCCACCCCGGTCGGGATGCTCCTGGACGCCGACGTGGATGTAGACGCTGACGCCGCACCAGGCGCCCGGGACTCCCGGGAGCGCTGA
- a CDS encoding peptidylprolyl isomerase, with translation MSKHTAVATLNTTLGPIKVNLFGNHAPKTVKNFVGLATGEIEWKHPATGKTSNDPLYNGTVFHRIIKDFMIQAGDPLGQGTGGPGFQFDDEISPELDFTQPYVLAMANAGIQGGRGTNGSQFFITVVPTTWLQGKHSIFGAVEDEASRAIVDQLAVVPTDGRDRPLTDVVIESITVEQV, from the coding sequence ATGTCTAAGCACACTGCCGTCGCAACGCTCAATACAACCCTCGGACCGATCAAGGTCAACCTCTTCGGTAACCACGCCCCGAAGACCGTCAAGAACTTCGTCGGTCTCGCAACCGGCGAAATCGAGTGGAAGCACCCGGCCACGGGCAAGACCTCCAACGACCCGCTGTACAACGGCACCGTCTTCCACCGCATCATCAAGGACTTCATGATCCAGGCCGGCGACCCGCTGGGCCAGGGCACCGGCGGACCGGGCTTCCAGTTCGACGATGAGATCAGCCCCGAGCTGGACTTCACCCAGCCGTACGTCCTCGCCATGGCGAACGCCGGCATCCAGGGCGGCCGCGGCACCAATGGCTCGCAGTTCTTCATCACTGTCGTGCCGACCACCTGGCTGCAGGGCAAGCACAGCATCTTCGGCGCCGTCGAGGACGAGGCGTCCCGTGCGATCGTCGACCAGCTCGCCGTGGTGCCCACCGACGGTCGCGACCGTCCGCTCACCGATGTCGTCATCGAGAGCATCACCGTCGAGCAGGTCTAG
- a CDS encoding rhomboid family intramembrane serine protease: protein MTSLPGTAANFCYRHPGRQSFILCQRCGRTICPECQTQAAVGVICPECMREQRQSAPRTKSAARTRLGRMTAPGEPVVTYSIIALTLVIFVLQLIPGLGVTDRLLYAGVYSYPGAFEPWRMLTSVFVHSTGFIFHVLLNMYTLWIFGQILERMLGRGRFLTLYLMSGLAGSLGVLFLADPRVAVVGASGAIFGLMGAFLVIQRKLGGNATQLLVLVGINLVIGFLPGLNVAWQAHVGGLIGGAVIGLIFVQTRQRSKRTLQFVLLGAFGFLLVALSLSKFFV, encoded by the coding sequence ATGACCAGCCTGCCCGGAACCGCCGCCAACTTCTGTTACCGGCATCCGGGCAGGCAGAGTTTTATCCTCTGCCAGCGGTGCGGGCGCACGATCTGTCCCGAATGCCAGACCCAGGCCGCGGTCGGCGTCATCTGCCCCGAGTGCATGCGCGAGCAGCGCCAGAGCGCGCCGCGCACCAAGTCCGCCGCCCGCACCCGGCTGGGCCGTATGACCGCCCCCGGCGAACCTGTGGTCACCTACTCCATCATCGCGCTGACCCTGGTGATCTTCGTGCTGCAGCTCATCCCCGGACTGGGTGTGACCGACCGGCTGCTGTACGCCGGCGTGTACTCCTACCCCGGTGCCTTCGAACCATGGCGCATGCTGACCAGCGTGTTCGTGCACTCCACCGGGTTCATCTTCCACGTGCTGCTCAACATGTACACCCTGTGGATCTTCGGCCAAATCCTCGAGCGGATGCTCGGACGCGGCCGGTTCCTCACCCTCTACCTGATGAGCGGGCTCGCCGGGTCTCTCGGCGTGCTGTTCCTGGCTGACCCGCGGGTCGCCGTCGTCGGCGCATCCGGAGCCATCTTCGGCCTCATGGGCGCGTTCCTGGTCATCCAGCGGAAGCTCGGCGGCAACGCCACCCAACTTCTCGTCCTGGTGGGCATCAACCTGGTGATCGGGTTCCTGCCCGGACTCAACGTGGCCTGGCAGGCCCACGTGGGCGGCCTCATCGGCGGCGCCGTCATCGGTCTGATCTTCGTACAGACCCGCCAGCGCAGCAAGCGCACGCTGCAGTTCGTGCTGCTCGGTGCCTTCGGCTTCCTGCTCGTGGCGCTGAGCCTCAGCAAGTTCTTCGTCTGA